In a single window of the Bufo bufo chromosome 5, aBufBuf1.1, whole genome shotgun sequence genome:
- the MED30 gene encoding mediator of RNA polymerase II transcription subunit 30: MSTPPLSGAGMPGAAAAPGGFPGPPAAAAAAAAATREVNTATLCRIGQETVQDIVFRTMEIFQLLRNMQLPNGVTYHMGTYQDRLGKLQEHLRQLSVLFRKLRLVYDKCNENCAGLEPMSVEQLIPYIEDDYWKNEDRGPASQLRYASEERREILEVNKKLKQKNQQLKQIMDQLRNLIWDINAMLAMRN; the protein is encoded by the exons ATGTCCACGCCGCCGTTATCAGGGGCCGGCATGCCCGGAGCCGCTGCAGCCCCCGGTGGGTTCCCCGGTCCTCCTGCAgcagccgccgccgccgccgccgccacccgggAGGTGAACACGGCGACGCTGTGCCGGATCGGGCAGGAGACTGTGCAGGACATCGTGTTCAGGACCATGGAGATCTTCCAGCTGCTGCGGAACATGCAG CTCCCTAATGGTGTTACCTACCATATGGGAACCTACCAGGACCGGCTGGGGAAGCTCCAGGAACACCTGCGGCAGCTCTCCGTCCTCTTCCGGAAACTGAGGTTGGTGTATGACAAGTGCAATGAGAACTGTGCTGGACTGGAGCCCATGTCAGTGGAG CAACTAATCCCCTACATAGAAGACGACTACTGGAAGAATGAGGACCGTGGCCCGGCCAGTCAGCTGCGGTATGCGAGCGAAGAAAGGAGGGAAATTTTGGAAGTCAATAAG AAACTAAAACAGAAGAATCAACAACTAAAACAAATTATGGACCAACTACGGAATCTGATCTGGGATATTAACGCAATGTTAGCCATGAGAAACTAA